In a genomic window of Quercus lobata isolate SW786 chromosome 4, ValleyOak3.0 Primary Assembly, whole genome shotgun sequence:
- the LOC115983627 gene encoding aspartic proteinase NANA, chloroplast-like produces MMKWRPVLLSPLLFIFLVSISTGFHGLVLSHTIPEEHDHQHSNKMMRLELIHRHSPQLIGKLVHEASNNSMPKSQQQRILELVLRDTTRHRMISYKRGQYGPNSRRKNWEFNTSIEMPMHSGADYGAGEYFVQVRVGKPAQKFMLIADTGSELTWVYCSTRSTHKRRNHRRVFHADRSSSFETIPCLSNMCKVQLADLFSLTTCPTPITPCAYDFSYIDGSAALGIFANDTITVGLTNGRKMMLDNVLVGCTESTQGGTFKGADGVLGLGYSKFSFATKAAEKFGRKFSYCLVDHLSPMNISNYLIFGCTRNENSLLGNVRYTKLLLNVMPSFYAINVRGISIGDVMLRIPVEVWDAKVGGGTILDSGTSLTILAEPAYKPVMNALRISLSKYQRLLSDIKPFEYCFNSTGFDQSLVPRLVFHFADGARFEPLVKSYIIDVAPQTKCLGFLSVRWPGTSIIGNIMQQNHLWEFDLVRSVVGFAPSSCT; encoded by the exons ATGATGAAGTGGAGGCCAGTGCTACTCTCACCCCTCCTCTTCATCTTCTTGGTTTCCATTAGTACTGGTTTCCATGGTTTGGTTTTGTCCCACACAATTCCCGAGGAGCATGATCATCAGCATTCAAATAAGATGATGAGGCTGGAGTTGATACACAGGCACAGTCCTCAACTCATTGGGAAACTAGTGCATGAAGCAAGCAACAACAGCATGCCTAAAAGTCAGCAACAACGCATTTTGGAACTTGTGCTCCGTGACACAACTCGTCACCGCATGATCTCCTACAAACGTGGTCAATATGGTCCAAACTCAAGGAGAAAAAACTGGGAATTCAATACCTCCATTGAAATGCCAATGCATTCAGGTGCTGATTATGGAGCTGGGGAGTACTTTGTGCAAGTCAGAGTTGGAAAGCCAGCACAGAAGTTTATGTTGATTGCAGATACTGGGAGTGAATTGACTTGGGTGTATTGTAGTACCAGAAGCACCCACAAACGAAGAAATCATCGCAGGGTGTTTCATGCAGATCGCTCTTCTTCCTTTGAAACTATACCTTGCTTGTCTAATATGTGTAAGGTTCAGCTTGCAGATCTCTTTTCACTCACTACCTGCCCCACACCAATCACCCCTTGTGCCTATGATTTCAG TTACATTGATGGATCGGCTGCGTTGGGCATATTCGCCAATGACACCATAACAGTAGGCCTAACAAATGGTAGAAAGATGATGCTAGATAATGTGCTAGTTGGGTGCACAGAGTCTACTCAAGGTGGTACATTCAAGGGAGCTGATGGTGTATTGGGGTTAGGCTACAGCAAGTTCAGTTTTGCAACAAAAGCTGCCGAAAAGTTTGGTCGCAAGTTTTCGTATTGCCTAGTTGATCACTTAAGCCCCATGAATATCtcaaactatctcatttttggTTGCACTAGAAATGAGAATTCATTGTTGGGTAATGTGAGATACACCAAGCTCCTCCTCAATGTGATGCCTTCATTCTATGCTATAAATGTAAGGGGCATTTCCATTGGGGATGTGATGTTGAGAATACCAGTTGAAGTGTGGGATGCAAAAGTTGGTGGTGGAACAATCCTTGATTCAGGCACAAGCCTTACAATTCTAGCAGAGCCAGCTTACAAGCCTGTCATGAATGCATTGAGGATATCACTATCAAAGTACCAAAGATTGTTATCGGACATAAAACCATTTGAGTATTGCTTCAATTCAACAGGATTTGATCAGTCATTAGTGCCAAGATTAGTGTTTCATTTTGCAGATGGAGCTCGATTTGAGCCACTAGTGAAGAGCTACATTATTGATGTAGCTCCTCAAACAAAGTGTCTTGGATTTCTGTCAGTGAGATGGCCTGGTACTTCTATTATTGGCAATATCATGCAACAAAACCATTTATGGGAATTTGACTTGGTGCGTAGTGTAGTGGGTTTTGCACCCTCTAGTTGCACCTAG